One window of the Bradyrhizobium sp. NP1 genome contains the following:
- the ligA gene encoding NAD-dependent DNA ligase LigA, with the protein MARTAKAKTLPDVAKLTKAQAKVEHMRLALELEAHDRRYYQEDAPTISDAEYDALRQRFNAIEKRFPELVTAESPSQKVGAAPSGRFRKVRHAVPMLSLDNAFAEEDVVDFVGRVARFLKLADDKIDFSAEPKIDGLSMSLRYEGGELVNAATRGDGFTGEDVTANIRTLEDVPHKLKGRNIPDICEVRGEVYMTKKAFLALNERQKAAGDTIFANPRNSAAGSLRQKDPTITASRPLGFFAYAWGEMSAMPEDTQTGMIHWFERCGFKTNPLTRLCHSVEELIAFHRKIEEQRAELDYDIDGVVYKVDRIDWQERLGFVSRTPRWAIAHKFPAERAMTELRDIEIQVGRTGSLTPVGKLEPVGVGGVIVQNVTLHNEDYIKGIGNKGEVLREGRDIRIGDTVVVQRAGDVIPQIVDVIIDKRPKGAKPFHFPKKCPCPLHTDVVREETAAGEEGSRARCTGEFACPFQKIEHLKLFVSRRAFDIDGLGEKQLQFFFDEGWVKEPADIFTLQKRNNRLKLEEIEGYGETSVRNLFAAIEGRRKIALERFIYALGMRHVGETTALALARGYGSWEAFHEACLKVAEDDEEAMADMDALDQIGDTVIKSIAAYFGESHNRGIVERLKKEVDVLDAEKPKSNSAVAGKTVVFTGTLEKMTRDEAKATAERLGAKVSGSVSKKTDYVVAGPGAGSKLAEAKKHDVTVLSEEEWLKLVGE; encoded by the coding sequence ATGGCCAGAACCGCAAAAGCAAAAACCCTTCCCGACGTCGCCAAGCTGACCAAGGCTCAAGCCAAGGTCGAGCACATGCGCCTTGCGCTCGAGCTCGAAGCGCACGACCGGCGCTACTACCAGGAAGACGCGCCCACCATCTCGGACGCCGAATACGACGCGCTGCGCCAGCGCTTCAACGCGATCGAGAAACGCTTCCCGGAATTGGTTACCGCGGAATCGCCATCGCAGAAGGTCGGCGCCGCGCCGTCGGGACGTTTCAGGAAAGTGCGGCACGCCGTGCCGATGCTGTCGCTCGACAACGCCTTTGCCGAGGAGGACGTGGTCGACTTCGTCGGCCGCGTCGCGCGCTTTCTCAAACTCGCCGACGACAAGATCGATTTTTCCGCCGAGCCCAAGATCGACGGGCTCTCGATGTCGCTGCGCTATGAGGGCGGCGAGCTCGTCAACGCTGCCACGCGCGGCGATGGTTTTACAGGAGAGGACGTCACCGCCAATATCCGCACGCTGGAGGATGTGCCGCACAAGCTGAAGGGCCGCAACATCCCCGATATCTGCGAGGTGCGCGGCGAGGTCTACATGACCAAGAAGGCGTTCCTGGCGCTCAACGAGCGGCAGAAGGCAGCCGGTGACACCATATTCGCCAATCCGCGCAACTCGGCGGCCGGCTCGCTGCGCCAGAAGGACCCGACCATCACCGCCTCGCGTCCGCTCGGCTTCTTCGCCTACGCCTGGGGCGAGATGAGCGCGATGCCGGAGGACACCCAGACCGGCATGATCCACTGGTTCGAGCGCTGCGGCTTCAAGACCAATCCGCTGACAAGGCTCTGCCACTCGGTCGAGGAGCTGATCGCCTTCCATCGCAAGATCGAGGAGCAGCGCGCCGAGCTCGACTACGACATCGACGGCGTCGTCTACAAGGTCGACCGCATCGACTGGCAGGAGCGACTCGGCTTCGTCTCGCGCACGCCGCGCTGGGCGATCGCGCACAAATTCCCGGCCGAGCGCGCCATGACCGAGTTGCGCGACATCGAGATCCAGGTCGGCCGCACCGGATCGCTCACGCCGGTGGGCAAGCTCGAGCCGGTCGGCGTCGGCGGCGTCATCGTGCAGAACGTGACGCTGCACAACGAGGACTACATCAAGGGCATCGGCAACAAGGGCGAGGTACTGCGCGAGGGCCGCGACATCAGGATCGGCGACACCGTCGTGGTGCAGCGCGCCGGCGACGTGATCCCCCAGATCGTCGATGTCATCATCGACAAGCGGCCGAAAGGCGCAAAGCCGTTTCATTTTCCGAAGAAGTGCCCGTGCCCGCTGCACACCGACGTGGTGCGCGAGGAGACCGCGGCCGGCGAGGAAGGCTCGCGCGCCCGCTGCACCGGGGAGTTCGCCTGTCCGTTCCAGAAGATCGAGCACCTGAAGCTGTTCGTCTCGCGCCGCGCCTTCGACATCGACGGGCTCGGCGAGAAGCAGCTGCAGTTCTTCTTCGACGAGGGCTGGGTCAAGGAGCCCGCCGACATCTTCACGCTGCAAAAGCGCAACAACAGACTGAAACTGGAAGAGATCGAGGGCTACGGCGAGACCTCGGTGCGCAATCTGTTTGCCGCCATCGAGGGGCGACGGAAAATCGCGCTTGAGCGCTTCATCTACGCGCTCGGCATGCGCCATGTCGGCGAGACCACGGCGTTGGCGCTGGCGCGCGGCTATGGTTCATGGGAGGCGTTTCACGAGGCCTGTTTGAAGGTCGCCGAGGACGACGAGGAGGCCATGGCCGACATGGATGCGCTCGACCAGATTGGCGACACCGTGATCAAGAGCATCGCGGCCTATTTCGGCGAGAGCCACAACCGCGGCATCGTCGAGCGGCTGAAGAAGGAAGTCGACGTGCTCGATGCCGAGAAGCCGAAGAGCAATTCGGCGGTCGCCGGCAAGACGGTGGTGTTCACCGGCACGCTGGAGAAGATGACGCGCGACGAGGCCAAGGCCACCGCCGAGCGGCTCGGCGCCAAGGTCTCCGGCTCGGTGTCGAAGAAGACGGACTACGTGGTGGCCGGCCCCGGCGCCGGCTCCAAGCTTGCGGAAGCCAAGAAGCACGACGTGACGGTGCTTTCCGAGGAGGAATGGCTGAAGCTGGTGGGGGAATGA
- the lpxC gene encoding UDP-3-O-acyl-N-acetylglucosamine deacetylase has translation MKFSRQTTLRSQATVYGVGVHSGLPVNLTIGPAPIDAGFIFIRTGLEGADREVPATAESVIATELATVLGDGEGALVSTAEHVLAALRGMGVDNATIEIDGPEVPIMDGSAAAFVAAIDQAGIVTQQAMRRFIQVLKPVQVAMGDCFGELRPHAAGFRAEVEIDFANPVIGRQKYALELSPEGFRREVSRARTFGCMSDVAKLWSAGFARGASFENSVVFDETRLLNSEGLRFADECARHKVLDAIGDLALAGLPLLGAYRSYRGGHKLNHAVLIALLADRTAWRVVESSEAARRSRAPAEAGHGIVGGMVAPAYGPDVS, from the coding sequence ATGAAATTTAGCCGGCAGACAACGCTTCGGTCGCAAGCCACCGTCTATGGTGTCGGCGTTCATTCCGGGTTACCGGTCAATCTGACCATCGGACCTGCTCCTATCGATGCAGGTTTTATTTTTATCCGCACCGGACTTGAGGGCGCCGACCGCGAGGTTCCCGCCACCGCCGAATCGGTGATCGCAACCGAATTGGCGACGGTATTGGGAGACGGCGAGGGCGCGCTGGTTTCCACCGCGGAACACGTGCTGGCCGCGCTGCGCGGCATGGGCGTCGACAACGCCACCATCGAAATCGACGGCCCCGAAGTGCCGATCATGGACGGCAGCGCCGCGGCCTTTGTCGCCGCCATCGATCAGGCCGGGATCGTGACCCAGCAGGCGATGCGCCGCTTCATCCAGGTGCTGAAGCCGGTGCAGGTCGCGATGGGCGACTGCTTCGGCGAGCTGCGCCCGCATGCGGCCGGGTTCCGCGCCGAGGTCGAGATCGATTTCGCCAACCCCGTCATCGGCCGCCAGAAATACGCCCTCGAGCTCAGCCCGGAGGGCTTCCGTCGCGAGGTTTCCCGCGCCCGCACCTTCGGCTGCATGAGCGACGTGGCGAAGCTCTGGAGCGCCGGCTTTGCGCGCGGCGCCTCGTTCGAGAATTCGGTGGTGTTCGACGAAACCCGCCTGCTCAACAGCGAAGGCCTGCGCTTTGCCGACGAGTGCGCCCGCCACAAGGTGCTCGACGCCATCGGCGACCTTGCGCTCGCCGGACTGCCGCTGCTCGGTGCCTACCGCTCCTACCGCGGCGGCCACAAGCTCAACCATGCCGTGCTGATCGCGCTGCTCGCCGACCGCACCGCCTGGCGCGTCGTGGAATCCAGCGAAGCGGCACGCCGTTCGCGCGCGCCCGCCGAAGCCGGCCATGGCATTGTGGGCGGTATGGTCGCTCCGGCCTACGGTCCCGACGTCTCCTGA
- a CDS encoding outer membrane protein assembly factor BamD: MRESRRASAGLRLAGALVLLALPLGGCGTGALWDKFMAKDDTFVDEPADKLYNEGLYLMNERKDAKAASKKFEEVDRQHPYSDWARKSLLMSAYSFYQSGDYDSCIGAASRYVTLHPGSPDAAYAQYLIAASHYDQIPDVTRDQGRTEKAIAALEEVVRKYPTSEYAISAKAKLEGARDQLAGREMTVGRYYMGKRDYTAAINRFKTVVTQYQTTRHVEEALFRLTEAYLAIGIVGEAQTAAAVLGHNFPDSRWYKDAYNLVKSGGVEPSENQGSWMSKAFKKIGLG, encoded by the coding sequence ATGCGTGAATCGCGCAGGGCATCGGCAGGGCTGCGGCTCGCCGGGGCTCTCGTTCTGCTGGCGCTGCCACTTGGCGGCTGCGGCACCGGCGCGCTGTGGGACAAGTTCATGGCGAAGGACGACACCTTCGTCGATGAGCCCGCGGACAAGCTCTACAATGAGGGCTTGTACCTGATGAACGAGCGCAAGGATGCGAAGGCGGCGTCGAAGAAATTCGAGGAAGTCGACCGCCAGCATCCCTACTCGGACTGGGCGCGCAAATCGCTTTTGATGTCGGCCTATTCCTTCTATCAGTCCGGCGACTATGACAGCTGCATCGGCGCCGCCAGCCGTTACGTGACGCTGCATCCCGGCAGTCCCGACGCGGCCTATGCGCAGTATTTGATCGCGGCCTCGCATTACGACCAGATTCCCGACGTCACCCGCGACCAGGGCCGCACCGAGAAGGCGATCGCGGCGCTCGAGGAAGTGGTCCGCAAATATCCGACCTCGGAATATGCCATCAGCGCCAAGGCCAAGCTCGAAGGCGCGCGCGACCAGCTCGCCGGCCGCGAGATGACGGTCGGCCGCTACTACATGGGCAAGCGCGACTACACCGCCGCCATCAACCGTTTCAAGACGGTGGTGACGCAGTACCAGACCACGCGCCATGTCGAGGAGGCGCTGTTCCGCCTCACCGAGGCCTATCTGGCGATCGGCATCGTCGGCGAGGCGCAGACCGCGGCCGCCGTGCTCGGGCACAATTTTCCCGACAGCCGCTGGTACAAGGACGCCTATAATCTTGTAAAATCCGGCGGCGTCGAGCCGAGCGAGAATCAGGGCTCCTGGATGAGCAAGGCCTTCAAGAAGATCGGCCTGGGCTAG
- the recN gene encoding DNA repair protein RecN, translated as MLARLSIRDIVLIDRLDIEFSRGLAVLTGETGAGKSILLDAFALALGGRGDAGLVRHGVEQGQVTAVFDVPKGHPATRILSENGLDDTDSVDSCELILRRVQLADGRTRAFINDQAISVQTLKAVGTALVEIHGQHDERALVDASTHRRLLDAFAGLEKDVAALQALWETRRTANAALEEHRAGMERAAREADYLRHASDELKTLAPKDGEETALAARRTTMMAGEKIAADLKEAQDAVSGDHSPIAALSAAVRRLERRAAHSPSLVEPAVKAIDTAINALEEADQHLAAALAAADFDPAELERIEERLFALRAASRKYSTPVDGLAALAAKYAADVALIDAGADRLKKLEAAALEADKRYAAAAAKLSAARQKSAEKLDKAVNTELAPLKLERATFTTQVESDAAAPGPEGIDRIEFWVQTNPGTKPGPLMKVASGGELSRFLLALKVVLSDRGSAPTLVFDEIDTGVGGAVADAIGARLSRLAGKVQVMAVTHAPQVAARASQHLLISKDALDKGKRVATRVNPLVAEKRREEIARMLAGAEITAEARAAAERLLKAATA; from the coding sequence ATGCTGGCGCGTCTGTCGATCCGCGACATCGTCCTGATCGATCGGCTCGATATCGAGTTTTCCCGTGGGCTTGCGGTGCTGACCGGCGAAACCGGCGCGGGCAAATCCATCCTGCTCGATGCTTTCGCGCTCGCGCTCGGCGGCCGCGGCGACGCTGGCCTGGTGCGCCATGGCGTGGAGCAGGGGCAGGTCACCGCCGTGTTCGACGTGCCGAAGGGGCACCCCGCGACCAGGATCCTTTCCGAGAACGGGCTCGACGACACGGATTCCGTCGATTCCTGCGAGCTGATCCTGCGCCGCGTGCAGCTTGCCGACGGCCGCACCCGCGCCTTCATCAACGACCAGGCGATCAGCGTGCAGACCTTGAAGGCGGTGGGCACCGCGCTGGTAGAGATCCACGGCCAGCACGACGAGCGGGCGCTGGTGGATGCCTCCACCCATCGCCGCCTGCTCGATGCCTTCGCAGGATTGGAAAAGGACGTCGCAGCGCTGCAGGCGCTGTGGGAGACGCGGCGCACCGCCAATGCCGCGCTGGAAGAGCATCGCGCCGGCATGGAGCGCGCCGCGCGCGAGGCCGATTATCTGCGCCATGCCTCCGACGAATTGAAGACGCTGGCGCCGAAGGACGGCGAGGAGACGGCGCTTGCCGCGCGGCGCACCACCATGATGGCCGGCGAGAAGATCGCGGCCGACCTCAAAGAGGCGCAGGACGCGGTGTCCGGCGACCATTCGCCGATCGCCGCGCTCTCGGCGGCGGTGCGGCGGCTGGAGCGGCGCGCGGCCCATTCGCCCTCCCTCGTCGAGCCCGCAGTGAAGGCGATCGACACTGCGATCAACGCGCTGGAAGAAGCCGACCAGCATCTGGCCGCCGCGCTCGCCGCGGCCGACTTCGATCCCGCCGAGCTCGAGCGCATCGAGGAGCGGCTGTTCGCGCTGCGCGCGGCCTCCCGCAAATATTCGACGCCGGTCGATGGCCTCGCGGCGCTGGCTGCGAAATATGCCGCCGACGTCGCGCTGATCGATGCCGGCGCCGACCGCCTCAAGAAGCTCGAAGCGGCTGCGCTTGAAGCCGACAAGCGCTATGCGGCCGCCGCCGCGAAATTGTCGGCGGCGCGGCAGAAATCCGCGGAAAAGCTCGACAAAGCCGTCAACACCGAGCTCGCGCCGCTCAAGCTCGAGCGCGCGACCTTCACGACGCAGGTCGAGAGCGATGCGGCCGCGCCGGGACCGGAAGGCATCGATCGCATCGAGTTCTGGGTGCAGACCAATCCCGGCACCAAGCCGGGACCGCTGATGAAGGTGGCCTCCGGCGGCGAGCTGTCGCGCTTCCTGCTCGCGCTCAAGGTCGTGCTGTCCGATCGCGGCTCGGCCCCGACACTGGTGTTCGACGAGATCGATACCGGCGTGGGCGGCGCGGTCGCGGATGCGATCGGCGCCCGGCTGTCGCGCCTCGCCGGCAAGGTGCAGGTGATGGCGGTGACGCATGCGCCGCAGGTCGCAGCGCGCGCCAGCCAGCATCTCCTGATTTCCAAGGACGCGCTCGACAAGGGCAAGCGGGTCGCCACCCGCGTCAATCCGCTGGTGGCGGAGAAGCGGCGCGAGGAGATCGCCCGCATGCTGGCGGGCGCCGAGATCACCGCGGAGGCGCGCGCCGCCGCCGAACGGCTGCTCAAGGCCGCGACGGCGTAG